In one window of Bacteriovorax sp. BAL6_X DNA:
- a CDS encoding type II secretion system F family protein: MFTLLVAFDANAQSYANYSKRDHANLLDESCKKGNQSSCFEQGLLYQTFTDKSFKQDGINYASEGKKLIISACDNGEQNACDYRKGAELFESSQLLMWAGIILIGIAVYIVTQMMFQDNESFQAAQKLEEGGSKKTDNVKKHGFVLQYSRPFFKRYISPIVSSMKSKKKIKEKYKRKLASAGLTEDMSPEDFFAFKLFLIIGFPIMFLAVREFTEADWKLSLIPVMALVGFLYPDIWIKGKIEQRQKDIINGMPFSVDMLALSVEAGLDFIAAMTKVVDKAKPGPLTQEFEILLKEIKIGASRAEALRNMAWRVDLIQISSFCATLIAADSVGASIGPILKALSIEIRQKKSAQIEKEGATAATKILFPMMAFIVPSVLLMIFAPLVVELVGGK; this comes from the coding sequence ATGTTTACGTTGCTCGTTGCATTCGATGCAAATGCGCAGAGCTATGCAAATTATTCAAAGCGTGACCATGCAAACTTACTTGATGAATCTTGTAAAAAAGGAAATCAATCAAGCTGTTTTGAGCAAGGACTTCTTTATCAAACGTTTACTGATAAGAGCTTTAAACAGGATGGTATAAACTACGCCTCAGAAGGAAAGAAATTAATTATTAGTGCCTGTGATAATGGTGAGCAAAATGCTTGTGACTATAGAAAAGGTGCTGAGTTATTTGAAAGTTCGCAACTTCTCATGTGGGCCGGAATTATCCTTATTGGAATTGCCGTCTACATTGTGACGCAAATGATGTTTCAAGATAACGAATCATTTCAAGCGGCACAAAAACTAGAGGAAGGCGGCTCTAAAAAAACTGATAACGTTAAGAAACACGGTTTTGTTCTCCAATACTCAAGGCCTTTCTTTAAACGCTATATTTCTCCAATTGTTTCCTCGATGAAGAGTAAGAAGAAAATTAAAGAGAAGTATAAAAGAAAGTTAGCAAGTGCTGGGTTAACAGAGGACATGTCACCTGAAGATTTCTTTGCCTTTAAGTTATTTCTTATCATTGGTTTCCCAATAATGTTTTTAGCAGTAAGAGAATTTACTGAAGCAGATTGGAAGCTATCATTAATACCAGTCATGGCACTTGTGGGATTCTTATATCCTGATATTTGGATTAAAGGAAAGATTGAACAACGCCAAAAAGATATTATTAATGGTATGCCATTTTCTGTTGATATGTTGGCCCTTTCTGTAGAAGCAGGATTAGATTTTATTGCTGCTATGACAAAAGTTGTGGATAAGGCGAAACCAGGTCCACTAACTCAAGAATTTGAAATTCTTCTTAAGGAAATTAAAATTGGTGCAAGTCGTGCTGAGGCTTTAAGAAATATGGCCTGGCGTGTGGATTTAATTCAAATATCTTCATTTTGTGCAACTCTAATTGCTGCTGATTCAGTTGGTGCTTCAATTGGACCAATTCTAAAAGCGTTATCAATTGAAATCAGACAAAAGAAGTCAGCACAGATTGAAAAAGAAGGTGCGACTGCTGCTACTAAAATTTTATTTCCGATGATGGCCTTTATTGTTCCTTCTGTCTTACTAATGATTTTTGCTCCTCTAGTTGTTGAGCTTGTGGGTGGGAAATAA
- a CDS encoding FHA domain-containing protein → MVAAIRMTKNLSSPESSGQYHRIICMTGKNKGICYYLNGNRVVLGRLSSNDIQILDTQASREHIELTRVNNEYTLTDLKSQNGVMVNDLKVTQHKLKSGDKIIVGSTVFKYSFIEVKEEKALVEYEDPEEDEEDEEEEEEVKKKAKPKKKKGPATPEEKRKKMIYIAVAVMGLFFFMDGDETKTKKASVKKEGSTIIDSSNSNTGRKYVEDFETQEKVEAYVHRGRREAREGNYFRAMQEFNLALTLDPNDGNAAYHLNIAKQRLDEKIKDMFDQATKNKDSLKYNRALGTYCAIYKLLIEYKTDERFIEAKKNVEDMAEKLGMKKSDNYCF, encoded by the coding sequence ATGGTTGCCGCAATTAGAATGACAAAGAATTTATCTTCCCCAGAGTCTTCTGGGCAATACCACCGTATTATTTGTATGACTGGTAAGAATAAAGGTATTTGTTATTACCTAAATGGTAACCGAGTAGTTCTTGGTCGTTTAAGCTCAAATGACATTCAAATTCTTGATACTCAAGCTTCACGTGAACATATTGAATTAACACGTGTAAATAATGAATACACATTAACAGATCTTAAATCTCAAAATGGTGTGATGGTAAATGACCTTAAGGTTACTCAACACAAGCTAAAGTCTGGTGATAAAATTATAGTTGGCTCGACTGTTTTCAAATATTCTTTTATTGAAGTGAAAGAAGAGAAGGCCCTCGTTGAATATGAAGATCCAGAAGAGGATGAAGAGGACGAGGAAGAAGAGGAAGAAGTAAAAAAGAAGGCCAAACCTAAGAAAAAGAAAGGCCCTGCTACTCCAGAAGAGAAACGAAAAAAAATGATCTATATAGCAGTTGCTGTCATGGGTTTATTCTTTTTTATGGATGGAGACGAGACTAAGACAAAGAAGGCCAGTGTAAAAAAAGAAGGTAGTACGATTATTGACTCTTCTAATAGTAATACTGGTCGTAAGTATGTAGAGGACTTTGAAACACAAGAGAAAGTTGAAGCCTATGTTCATCGTGGTAGACGTGAGGCACGAGAAGGTAACTATTTTAGAGCTATGCAAGAGTTTAACTTGGCTTTAACTCTCGATCCAAATGATGGTAATGCTGCTTATCACTTAAATATTGCAAAGCAAAGGCTTGATGAAAAAATCAAAGATATGTTTGATCAAGCAACTAAGAATAAAGATTCGTTGAAGTACAATAGAGCATTGGGAACGTATTGTGCAATCTATAAGCTTTTAATTGAATATAAGACAGATGAACGCTTTATCGAAGCTAAGAAAAACGTTGAAGATATGGCCGAAAAATTAGGGATGAAAAAGAGTGATAATTACTGTTTCTAA
- a CDS encoding FHA domain-containing protein has protein sequence MYKLVVVAGKLRGQEYILEEGENTLGRSEECSVHFPVNGVSKKHLSVTVTQDVAFVKDLGSSNGTFVNGKAVKRATVKNGDKIALPDSILQVVFVKEKKKIIKKRIEAVEEDDEPTYITGGEMPENIFGKIIWLFKYRLMPLVHGINEEYEWRVLTGILLAIFVVVTVTLTIFPVMKTSQSLLLLEVAKRGAHYADEIKRQNRGALARKDLDRVDTKFMEQGNNGVVSYDLFDIDGRIVRPLTKLNMYIDDPFSVQVREWAERTMKSADDLPMVSRLSNGEIGIGQKIKATNVKTGQLDVVGVIAIRFKPSSIADEASKSRVAYLEALITSFIASIVFFAIVYYMTIRHLDEMKFQIEEALRGNRKSVDSEYLWSEIDPLRSSINSMIQRIRELQKTDDEMSFDEMESDESYVSSLYEFMQGAQGAVLVLDSQKNLSHINTLAEDITAIRGSSSEGMSLLDVAREKGFAATIIELCDASADNGGTSQKGEYELSGHFYNIFVTSLIGRDNFAKAFYVTLIKED, from the coding sequence ATGTATAAATTAGTTGTTGTAGCTGGTAAGCTACGTGGACAAGAATATATTTTAGAGGAAGGGGAAAACACCCTAGGACGCTCAGAAGAATGTAGTGTTCACTTTCCTGTAAATGGTGTTTCAAAAAAACACTTATCAGTAACCGTCACGCAAGATGTTGCTTTTGTTAAAGACCTTGGTAGTTCAAATGGTACTTTTGTTAATGGTAAAGCTGTAAAGAGGGCCACTGTTAAAAATGGTGATAAAATTGCGCTTCCGGACTCTATTCTTCAAGTTGTCTTTGTTAAAGAGAAAAAGAAAATCATTAAGAAAAGAATTGAGGCCGTAGAGGAAGATGATGAGCCAACATATATCACTGGTGGTGAAATGCCAGAGAATATTTTTGGAAAAATTATCTGGCTTTTTAAATATCGTTTAATGCCACTTGTTCATGGTATCAATGAAGAGTATGAGTGGCGTGTTCTAACTGGTATTTTACTGGCAATCTTTGTAGTTGTTACGGTAACACTTACTATTTTTCCCGTTATGAAGACTTCACAAAGTTTACTTCTTTTAGAAGTTGCTAAGCGTGGAGCTCATTATGCTGATGAAATTAAGAGACAAAATAGAGGCGCTCTTGCCAGAAAAGATCTAGATCGAGTTGATACGAAGTTTATGGAACAAGGAAATAACGGCGTTGTTTCTTATGATCTATTTGACATTGATGGACGAATTGTAAGACCTCTTACAAAACTTAATATGTATATTGATGATCCCTTTTCTGTTCAAGTTAGAGAGTGGGCCGAAAGGACTATGAAAAGTGCTGATGATCTCCCAATGGTAAGTCGTTTATCAAATGGTGAAATTGGAATTGGTCAAAAGATTAAGGCAACTAATGTTAAAACAGGACAGCTCGATGTTGTAGGTGTAATTGCGATTAGATTTAAGCCTTCGTCAATTGCTGATGAAGCGTCGAAGAGTCGTGTTGCTTATCTAGAGGCACTTATTACTTCCTTTATTGCTTCCATAGTCTTCTTTGCAATTGTCTACTATATGACAATTAGGCACTTAGATGAAATGAAGTTTCAGATTGAAGAAGCTTTGAGAGGGAATCGTAAGAGTGTTGATAGTGAATATCTTTGGTCTGAGATAGATCCTTTAAGGTCGTCGATTAACTCAATGATTCAACGAATTAGAGAACTACAAAAAACTGATGATGAAATGAGCTTTGATGAAATGGAAAGTGATGAATCCTATGTTTCGAGCTTATATGAGTTCATGCAGGGAGCGCAGGGGGCAGTGCTTGTTCTAGATTCTCAAAAGAATCTGTCTCATATTAATACACTCGCAGAGGATATAACGGCGATACGAGGGAGTTCTTCTGAAGGAATGAGCCTCCTAGATGTGGCACGTGAAAAAGGATTTGCGGCAACTATTATTGAATTATGTGATGCCTCTGCTGACAATGGAGGAACGTCTCAGAAGGGTGAATATGAACTTTCTGGGCACTTTTATAATATTTTTGTTACGAGTTTAATAGGGCGAGATAATTTTGCTAAAGCGTTCTATGTTACACTAATTAAAGAGGACTAA
- a CDS encoding DUF192 domain-containing protein produces the protein MKITCNGIDICKQAIVADSFYKKLKGLMFSKGMDGFDGMIFYGTNAIHTCFMNYKIDVVFFNSKNQIKKIYRGLKPWRHTQIVFSASRVLELAEGQLPQEIKEGDTLELCIN, from the coding sequence ATGAAAATAACTTGTAATGGAATTGATATCTGTAAACAAGCTATTGTTGCAGACTCTTTTTACAAGAAGTTAAAAGGTTTAATGTTTTCGAAAGGCATGGATGGATTTGATGGAATGATTTTTTATGGAACTAATGCGATTCACACTTGCTTTATGAATTATAAAATCGACGTTGTGTTCTTTAACAGTAAGAACCAAATAAAGAAAATATACCGTGGATTAAAACCGTGGAGACATACGCAAATTGTTTTTAGTGCCAGTCGTGTACTAGAGTTAGCAGAGGGACAGTTGCCTCAAGAGATTAAGGAAGGGGATACTCTAGAGTTATGTATAAATTAG